In the Elusimicrobiota bacterium genome, one interval contains:
- a CDS encoding phenylacetate--CoA ligase, with translation MIYNAKYEAINRTELEQLQIERLQLTLNRVYRNVKFYKNKFNEYNVNIENINSVNDIKNLPFTTHDDLRNAYPYDMFAVPLRDIVRIHTTSGTTGKPVVVGYTKNDLHNWSEVVARTLISAGVTNQDIVQIAFNYGLFTGGFGFHYGAERIGASVIPASASDNFQKQLTIMRDFKTTVILSTPGYILSIIQAVAESGIHAEQLFLKTGLFGAEPWSLSLRSYIEEKLRIKAYDTYGLSEIIGPGVAAECEYKCGLHINEDHFIVEVIDPKTMNPVKPGDPGELVFTTITKEGFPLIRYRTGDISSVNNVSCTCGRTLARMTRVSGRTDDMIFFNSTKFFPSQIEKVILTAEGVEPNYQIILDNKDGADTIEVKIEISDKLPAFDEIKGLELLKTNIVKSLETELGIMKPRITLVEPKSLKFVADNKTVRVVDNRKK, from the coding sequence ATGATTTATAACGCTAAATACGAGGCTATTAACCGTACAGAACTTGAACAATTACAGATTGAACGGTTACAGTTAACGCTTAACCGCGTGTACCGCAATGTTAAGTTTTACAAAAACAAGTTTAACGAGTATAACGTTAATATCGAAAATATTAACAGCGTTAATGACATAAAAAATTTGCCGTTCACCACGCATGACGATTTGCGTAACGCATATCCGTACGACATGTTTGCCGTACCGTTACGCGATATCGTAAGGATCCACACAACCTCGGGTACTACAGGTAAGCCTGTGGTAGTGGGCTACACAAAAAATGATCTGCATAACTGGTCGGAAGTTGTGGCAAGAACGCTTATCTCTGCGGGTGTTACAAACCAGGATATCGTGCAGATAGCGTTTAACTACGGCTTATTCACCGGCGGGTTCGGGTTTCACTACGGTGCGGAACGTATCGGCGCATCAGTGATCCCCGCGTCGGCAAGTGATAATTTTCAAAAACAGTTAACCATAATGCGCGATTTTAAAACCACGGTTATCCTCAGTACTCCGGGGTATATCCTCAGCATAATCCAGGCCGTAGCGGAAAGCGGGATCCACGCGGAACAATTATTCCTGAAGACCGGCCTTTTTGGTGCGGAACCCTGGAGTTTGTCACTACGCAGCTATATAGAAGAAAAACTGAGGATCAAAGCGTATGATACGTACGGGTTAAGCGAAATCATAGGCCCCGGCGTAGCCGCAGAATGCGAGTATAAATGCGGGCTGCATATAAACGAAGACCATTTTATAGTAGAAGTTATTGACCCGAAGACAATGAATCCTGTAAAACCCGGTGATCCCGGTGAACTCGTATTCACAACAATAACAAAAGAAGGATTCCCGCTTATCCGTTACCGCACAGGCGATATTTCGTCAGTAAACAATGTTTCCTGTACCTGCGGGCGTACCTTAGCGAGGATGACACGTGTTTCCGGCCGGACGGATGATATGATATTCTTCAACAGTACAAAATTTTTTCCGTCACAGATAGAAAAAGTTATTCTCACGGCGGAAGGCGTTGAACCGAACTACCAGATTATCCTTGATAACAAAGACGGGGCGGATACAATTGAGGTTAAGATTGAAATCTCGGATAAACTTCCCGCGTTTGATGAGATTAAGGGGTTGGAGTTGTTAAAGACAAATATTGTTAAATCCTTAGAAACTGAACTTGGGATTATGAAACCCAGGATTACGCTGGTGGAACCCAAATCATTGAAGTTCGTAGCGGATAATAAAACCGTGCGTGTGGTGGATAACCGTAAAAAATGA
- a CDS encoding ABC transporter ATP-binding protein gives MLKLRNLESGYGNLKVLRKVSLHINPGEIVTIIGANGAGKSTLLNTISGVIKPRGGEIYFSGNRIDGMPPEKIVTLGTALIPEGRELFASMSVYENLRLGAYPQYTRKNVDEINLTRNRVHAMFPVLKDRQYQLAGTLSGGEQQMLALSRALMSNPKLIMMDEPSMGLAPLVVKKIFEAITQLRKDGITILLVEQNAKLALSVADRGYVMETGQVMIEGTSADLLNNRDVQRAYLGKEYKKIND, from the coding sequence ATGCTTAAACTCCGCAACCTTGAGTCAGGATACGGGAATCTTAAAGTATTACGCAAAGTGTCCCTGCACATAAACCCCGGCGAGATCGTTACGATCATCGGTGCGAATGGCGCGGGGAAAAGTACGTTGTTAAACACAATCTCCGGGGTGATCAAGCCACGGGGCGGCGAGATTTATTTCTCCGGTAACCGTATTGACGGGATGCCCCCCGAAAAAATTGTTACTCTCGGCACAGCGCTGATCCCGGAAGGACGCGAACTTTTTGCCTCAATGAGTGTCTACGAAAACCTGAGGTTAGGCGCGTACCCGCAGTACACACGGAAAAATGTTGATGAAATAAACCTTACACGTAACCGCGTACACGCCATGTTTCCTGTATTAAAAGACAGGCAATATCAGCTTGCGGGTACGTTATCCGGGGGTGAACAACAAATGCTGGCATTATCCCGTGCGTTGATGTCCAACCCAAAACTTATAATGATGGACGAACCTTCAATGGGCCTAGCGCCATTGGTAGTAAAAAAGATATTTGAAGCAATCACGCAGTTACGCAAGGATGGGATAACAATCTTGTTAGTTGAACAAAACGCGAAACTCGCGTTATCCGTTGCTGACCGCGGGTATGTTATGGAGACCGGCCAGGTGATGATTGAAGGCACCTCCGCTGACCTACTAAACAACCGTGATGTCCAGCGCGCGTATCTCGGGAAAGAATACAAAAAAATTAATGATTAA
- a CDS encoding ABC transporter ATP-binding protein yields the protein MSLLEVMGVNKHFGGLHAVNNVSFTVEECTIKSVIGPNGAGKTTLFNLIAGYHRLDSGVVEFNGKTIQGLHAYEITSRGISRTFQNIKLFSRMTVLENVMTGRHVRTSAGFIAAALNTRSARNEGLKIREKARELLELLQVSDLEDRDAGSLPFGKQRYVEIARALAAEPKLLLLDEPAAGLNIHETQSLAELILKIKSALGITVLMVEHDMSLVMDISDSIAVLNYGEKIADGTPKDIQQNLEVIKVYLGDDSDA from the coding sequence ATGAGCTTACTCGAGGTTATGGGGGTAAACAAACATTTTGGCGGCCTGCATGCCGTTAATAATGTTTCGTTTACTGTTGAGGAATGCACCATAAAATCCGTTATCGGGCCGAATGGCGCAGGGAAGACTACATTGTTTAACCTCATCGCGGGGTATCACCGTTTAGACAGCGGGGTTGTAGAGTTTAACGGGAAAACTATCCAGGGATTACACGCATACGAGATTACCTCAAGAGGAATTTCGCGGACATTCCAGAACATAAAATTATTCTCCAGGATGACAGTCTTAGAGAACGTTATGACCGGGCGACACGTAAGAACCTCAGCCGGATTTATCGCTGCGGCATTAAACACGCGTTCCGCAAGGAATGAAGGCCTGAAAATACGTGAGAAAGCGCGTGAACTACTTGAGTTGCTGCAGGTATCGGATTTAGAGGATCGCGATGCGGGAAGTTTACCGTTTGGTAAACAAAGGTATGTTGAGATAGCGCGGGCATTAGCTGCGGAACCAAAACTTTTATTACTGGATGAACCCGCTGCGGGCTTGAATATCCATGAGACACAAAGCCTTGCGGAGTTAATCCTGAAAATAAAATCAGCCCTGGGGATAACAGTTCTTATGGTGGAACACGATATGTCATTGGTAATGGATATCTCAGACTCCATAGCGGTACTGAACTACGGGGAAAAAATAGCTGATGGTACTCCAAAAGATATCCAGCAGAACCTTGAAGTTATTAAGGTGTACCTAGGAGACGATAGCGATGCTTAA